The Actinomycetota bacterium DNA segment CCCCCACGCCGGCCCCCACCCAGGCGGCCGCCGCGGTGGACACGACCCCTGGCGACACCGGCTTCATCGCTCCGGACGGCGACGGGGGCGCGCCCAAGCCCGGCTGGCAGGCGCCGTTGACCTTCCACGCCGACCCCCGGACCGGGACGGCAGGCGCCTCCCTGCGCGGAGAGGTCGCCGTGCCCGACCCGACGGCCGAGGACAGCTACACCGGTCTGAAGGTCGACCTCGACCTCGAGGGAGACGGCGCCGAGAACAAGGGCCGCGCCCGCGTGTACGTCCAGGAAGCCGACGGGAGCAACTCGCTCGACTCGGGCGAGATCGAGTACGACACCGCGTCTCTCATCGACTGACGCGCCCTTCATCCAGGATCTGCGATGGGGAGCCCCACGGGGCTCCCCATCTTCATGTCCCGCCCCCTGGAACCTGGGTGGCCGGGGCGCTCTGCCCCGGCCACTGGTAACTAGGCGTTCACCGCTGTGCCATCCACCGCGGCGGATCCGGGGCCGTCTTCGAAGCCTCCGGATCCGGCTGTCACCATCCAGAACGCGGACGGCGCGCCCAGCCGTCGGGAGGCCCGTACATGTTGCGGGAGTTGCTGTTGAGATCTAGTGCGCCGTGGCGAACGGCGGTATCCTGGCCGGAGTCGCTCGCTGGCGATCTCAGATCCAACACCCCCAGAGCCGGAGCCTCCGATGTCCGCCACCCAGATCCGTAGACGCCACACGGTCGCGGCACGCGCGATGTGCTTGGCTCTCCTGATCCTCGTGATGCCCTTGGCGCGTGACGGACGCGGGCCGGACATCCGTACGTTCGCCATCCCGCTGGGCGCGGCACGCGAGGTCCGCGCACCCGAAGAGTTCGGACTGGTAGGCGTGTCCTGGCCCGCGGACGAGGTCGCCCCGACCGGGGTCGAGGTCCGGACCAGCCTCGACGGCCGCTCCTGGGAGAAGTGGACCGAGCTCGAGATGGCGATCGACGTCGAGGGTCCGGACCTCGGGGTCGAGGACAGGGGTCGAAGAGCGACCTCGCCCCTGTGGGTCGGTCGAGCGCAGCATGTGCAGGTCCGCTGGCACGGTGCTGCCCCACGGGGAGCCGAGGTCCAGGCGGTCGACCCGGGTCCGGACCCGCAGCCACCCGCCGGGCGAGCCGCCCGGGCGATCGCCGCGCAGCCCGGCATCATCACCCGGGCGCAGTGGGGAGCGGACGAGTCGATCAGACGGTGCTGTCCGCGGTACTCCGGCGACCTGAAGGCCGGCTTCATCCACCACACCGCGACGAGCAACAACTACTCGCGCGATCAGTCGGCCTCGATCGTCCGGTCGATCTACGCCTACCACGTCCAATCGAACGGGTGGGACGACATCGGCTACAACTTCCTCGTCGACCGCTACGGACAGGTGTTCGAGGGTCGGGCAGGGGGCCTGGACCGCCTGGTGATAGGGGCCCACGCCGCGGGCTTCAATACGAGTTCGGTCGGCGTCTCGTTGATCGGCACCTTCGAGTCGGTCTCCGCTCCCGCCGAGGCTCTCGACGCCGTGCAGAGGGTCCTCGCATGGAAGTTCGACCTCCACCACGTCGACCCGACGGGAACCACGCAGATGGTCTCGGGTGGGAGCAACAAGTACCCGGCGGGCCAGACGGTCTCGCTGCGCACGATAGCCAGCCACCGCGACGTGGGGAACACGTCGTGTCCCGGGGACGGTCTCTACAACGCGCTGCCCAGCATCCGTACCAACACCTACAACATCGGACTCCCGAAGCTCTTCGACACGGCGTTGCGGCCGACGACCATCACGCCCAACGGGGACGGCCGGGACGACACGATGCGCTTGACCGGACGTGCCTCCGCAGGCGCCAACTGGACGGCCTCTGTCACCGACGGGACCGGAGCGGCCCGTCGGGCATGGTCGGGAACCGGCTCGGTGGACATCACCTGGGATGGGCGGGATGCTGCGGGGCTTGCGCTACCGCACGGCGACTACACCTTCCAGCTCTCGGCCGCGTCCGGCGCAGAACGAGCGAGGCCGGCGACGTACAAGGTGACCCTCTTCCGGGAGCCCTGGACGGGATGGACCCGCGTCGGTGGAGCCGGCGATAGGGGCGAGTCGCCGCGAACGTCCGCCGCCCCCGATGGGTCCGTCCATTGGGTGATCCGGGGCATCGACAACGGTCTGTACAGGGGGAGATGGGTCAACGGGGAGTGGCACGGGCATGTCCGGCTGGGCGGGTCGCACGACCAGGCCAAGGCCGGAAGTCCCTTCGCTGCGGTGGTCGGCCGAGATGGCACCCTGCACGTCGTCGTGCAGGGTACGGACGATCGCCTCTATCACGGCCGGGTTGACCCGCACGGCTCATTCCTCGGATGGAGCAGGATAGGCGCGCCCGAGAACCTGGGAAGCGAGCCGGCTCTTACGGTCACCTCCGACGGGGCGATACACATGCTGATGGTCTCCCCGGGGGGAGCCCTCTACGCAAACATCTGGCTAGGCCGCTGGCTGGGATGGCTGCGGGTGGGGGCCGATCACGAACGGGGGTTCCAGACGCGCATCTCCGCCGCCCCCAACGACACCATCCTGGCCACCGTCGTCGGTACCGACGCCGCCCTGCACGCGAACCTGCGGCACCCACACCACGGCTGGCTGGGGTGGTCCAGGATCGGGACCGTGGACGAGAAGGGTACGCGTCCGTCGCTCGAAGCTCTCCCCGACTCGCGGTTCATACAGGTCGTAGAGGGGGTCGACCAGCGGATCTACGCCAACGTAGGGACCCCGGGCACGTGGTCGGGCTGGCACCGGGTCGGCAGCGGACCCGATGCCGGGCTCGAGCCTGAACTCGCGGTCGCCCCGGATGGGACGACGCTCGTCGTGATCACTGGGACTGATGCTCGTCTGTACGCCAACGTTCGACGGCCCGACGGGAGCTGGGCGGGATGGCGTCACGCCGGGGAGATCGGCATCACCGGTAGCCAGCCCTCGGTGGCCCGTTCTCGGCTTGGACCCATGGTGACGCTGGCGCAGACCCTTGACCTGTCGCTGGTGGGGGCGCTCTCGCGTCCCCCACACGCCCCCTGATCGGCGTCAGCGGCGCAGGTTCGAGTACACGCGGTCGTCCGTGCCGCGCACGAAGGCCGCCACCGAACCGTCCGGAACGCCGACGATCGGAACCTCACCACCCGGACCCACCTTGTCGCTCGAGGAACCAACGCGGCCCCAGCCCGACCAGACCTGTCCGACCGTGTAGACGTTGTGATAGATGCCATCATCCGACCCAGCCACGGTCAGGTGGACACGACCGTCGGGGCCGGTTGCGAGGTGCGGGGCCTTGCCCGGACCCGCCTTCTCGAACGAAGAACCGACCCGGAACCAGCTCGACCAGCCACTCCCGCTGCGAACAGCGTGATAGAGGCCGTCGTCCGACCCTCGCACCAGGGCCTCTATCCCTCTCGAACTCACCGTGAGCGAGGGTTCGTATCCGAAGCTCCCTGCGGGCCCGAGGCGGGCCCACCCGGCCCATGAACCCGTAGAGGGGTCGCGTACGGTCGCGTAAGGGACACCGTCGGTCCCCCGTATGACGATGTGCACGGCGCCGTCCCCACCCACGGCGATCGCCGGCTCCAACCCGGCGTCCGGTCCGGAGCCCACGCGCTGCCAGTCCGACCACGGTCTCGACGGCTCCCTGCGAGCGATCCATATCGTGTTGTCCGCCGGTTTGACCATCACGAGCCATGCGCTTCCGTCGGGGGCCGCCGCAAGGGCGGGGGCGCTGCCGAAGGACTGGCGCGTACCGACGAAGCTCCATCCCGACCAGGCCCCACTCGACGCATCGCGTCTAGCGACGTAGATGAGTCCATCGGTCCCACGCAGAGCGGCGTGCACCGCCGAGTCCTTCGTGAGGGCGGCGGTCGGCTCGAACCCGGCGCTGCCTGCATCCCCGACCCGGGTCCACGCGGACCACGCCCCCGTCGAGGGGTCACGCCGGCTTGTCATCGGCACGTTGGACGAGTCCACGACGACGGCGTGCAGGGCGCTGTTCGGAGCCGCCACCACGACCGGGTCAGCCGAGCGAGACGTCGCGATGGGGGGCAGGCTCGACCAGCCTCGCCATGTCGGCTGAACCGGAGGGGGCGGCGCCGAATCGATCCAGATCTTCGTGCTCCGCAGCCCCAACGCAGACCGGAAACGGTCGCCCGTGAACGTCTTGTTGGTGTCGCCGTAGACCCGCGCTGTCGCCACTCCCCCACCAGCGGTGCGCGCGGACAGGTCTATGGAATCGACCCTTCCCATCCCGAGCTTGGCGGCTACGTCAGCCTGGCTCATCTCAACGGACCAGTTCGCGTAGGGGTTCGCGGGCAGCTGCGACCAAGGGTCGTCGCGGTCCCTGAGGTAGGGGCGGGCGGTCCCACCCCAGACGTCCTCGTTGCGCTCGGTTCGACCACCCGACGACGAGGAGTAGTAGGTCTCGGCCAGCCGCCAGGAGCCCGATACGGGATACGTCACGACCTGGTTCGCCGTGGCCTCTACGGCGTTGGGCCATCGGGCTGCGGTCGCCGAGCTCCCGCCGAACGAGGCGGGGTCTTCCTTGGTGTAGCCCACGTAGGCCTGGTCCCGGGTGTCGGCGTATAGGCCGCAATTGCAGCCGGACCGCGCCTGCCCGACCCGGGTCACCTTCTCAGCCGCGTATGTCCGCGCAGCGACGGCCTGAGCCTTCAGCGCCTCGGCATGCCACGAGGACGGCATCTCACCCAGGCCCCGCAGATATGCCTCCATCGGCATGATGGAGATGAGCCTGAGGCGCCGGTCGTCGTGCGTGTTGAGCTCCATGTGGCCGTACCTGTACCTATGGCCTGTCTGGGGCGATCTCAGCAGGGTCCCCCAGTTCGCGAACGCGATCAGGACGTGCTGGGTGGGTCCTCCCACCGGACCCGCGGCGAGCGATCCGTCTGGCCTGTAGATGAGGTAACGGTTCGCGGCGTCGGCTCGCACGACCCAGGTGCCATCGTTCCCGTTCGAGGCGGCTATCGCCACGCCGTCGAGGTGGAACTCGAAACGAGCGTTGCCGGACAGCTCGATGCGGTCCGCGTTGCCGACGAGCATCACTCGCACGCCCCACACGGGGTCGCGCGATTCGACGCGTGTGCCGCTGTAGTAGTGGCCCAGGATCTCCGTGTACGAGCGCCCCTCGTCGGCCAAGCCCTTGGCCCCGAACTGGGCCATCCCGATCCCGTGCCCCCATCCGCTCCCCCTGAACCTGAAGGAGGGCGGCTGAGCAACGGCGGGCGTCGCCCAGGATTGGAGGACCGCCGCTAGCACCAGGCCCAGGCACGCTGATCGCTTCCAACTCACAGGCATGGTCCGATGGTATCGCTCGTGAGCTAGGTAGTCTGCTGTCTAGGAGAGATCAGTTCTGTTGCGGCGACATGGGCGGGGGGACTCCAGGACCTCAGCCTCCACAGAGCTCTCACCGCATCGACCCCGTCGCGCCACCCGATCTTCTTCCCGTCCGCGCGGGTCCGAGCCGTATATGAGATAGGGACCTCCGCCACCCTGGCGCCACTGCGCAGCAACTTGGCCGTCACCTCGGGCTCGAAGTCGAAGCGTTCCGCTACGAGGTCCAATGTCATGAACAGGTCCCGGGGGATGAGCTTGTAACAGGTCTCCATGTCGGAGATGGACCCCCCGTACAGGAGTGAGGTGAGTCGGGACAGCCCGACGTTGGCCAGTCTCTGCCAGGGCCGAGCCCAGCGGGACGATCCGAGGAACCGCGACCCGTAGACCACGTCGGCCGTACCGCTCAAAAGGGGTTCGAGGAGGCGTGGGATGTCTTCGGGGTCATACTCCAGGTCGGCATCTTGGACGACGATCCAGCGTCCCTGCGCGAACCGAGCGCCCGTTCTGACGGCCGACCCCTTGCCGGCGTTGGACCCGTGCAACACGACCCGCACACCGTCGATGTGCACCAGGTGCTCCGCGAGGAAGTCGCGCGTCCCGTCCGTGGACCCGTCGTCGACGACGAGGATCTCCCTATCTACGGGTAGGTGAACCCGGCCACAACGGACGACGACCGACTCGATGGTGGGTCGCTCGTTGTATACGGGAACTATGATCGACAGGAGTTCGGGCAGGGCTTTCCTCTCCGCAAAGCAGCCGGGCGGCCGTCCAGTGGCCGTGAGATTATCATGGCCCCCGTCCCCTCCGACCCGATTGAGCCATGGAGACAGAGCTCTTCCAGACGCTTGAGACCCTCCGCCACCTACGGGCGTTCAACGCCTGGATGTTCGAGCGGCTCAAGCCCCACCTGGGCGAGCGGATCCTCGAGATCGGGTGCGGGCTCGGGACCTTCACCCCCTGGCTCATGGAGCATGGACGAGTCACTGCCGTGGACCCCTCCAGCGACGCCGTCCGCTACGTTGCCGAGCGCATCCCTCACGCGGAGGAGCTCGACCTACGCGAGGGGAGCATCACAGACGAGGCGACGGTCGACGCGCTCGAGCCGCGATACGACACGGCGCTCATGGTCAACGTCCTGGAGCACATCGAGGAGCAGGGGTTAGCGCTCGCGAACGCGCACCGCCTCCTGGCCCCCGGGGGGCGCCTGATCGTCCTATCGCCGTGGGGCCCTCGTCTATGGGGTTCCCTCGACGAGGCGTTCGGGC contains these protein-coding regions:
- a CDS encoding N-acetylmuramoyl-L-alanine amidase; its protein translation is MSATQIRRRHTVAARAMCLALLILVMPLARDGRGPDIRTFAIPLGAAREVRAPEEFGLVGVSWPADEVAPTGVEVRTSLDGRSWEKWTELEMAIDVEGPDLGVEDRGRRATSPLWVGRAQHVQVRWHGAAPRGAEVQAVDPGPDPQPPAGRAARAIAAQPGIITRAQWGADESIRRCCPRYSGDLKAGFIHHTATSNNYSRDQSASIVRSIYAYHVQSNGWDDIGYNFLVDRYGQVFEGRAGGLDRLVIGAHAAGFNTSSVGVSLIGTFESVSAPAEALDAVQRVLAWKFDLHHVDPTGTTQMVSGGSNKYPAGQTVSLRTIASHRDVGNTSCPGDGLYNALPSIRTNTYNIGLPKLFDTALRPTTITPNGDGRDDTMRLTGRASAGANWTASVTDGTGAARRAWSGTGSVDITWDGRDAAGLALPHGDYTFQLSAASGAERARPATYKVTLFREPWTGWTRVGGAGDRGESPRTSAAPDGSVHWVIRGIDNGLYRGRWVNGEWHGHVRLGGSHDQAKAGSPFAAVVGRDGTLHVVVQGTDDRLYHGRVDPHGSFLGWSRIGAPENLGSEPALTVTSDGAIHMLMVSPGGALYANIWLGRWLGWLRVGADHERGFQTRISAAPNDTILATVVGTDAALHANLRHPHHGWLGWSRIGTVDEKGTRPSLEALPDSRFIQVVEGVDQRIYANVGTPGTWSGWHRVGSGPDAGLEPELAVAPDGTTLVVITGTDARLYANVRRPDGSWAGWRHAGEIGITGSQPSVARSRLGPMVTLAQTLDLSLVGALSRPPHAP
- a CDS encoding SpoIID/LytB domain-containing protein, translating into MAQFGAKGLADEGRSYTEILGHYYSGTRVESRDPVWGVRVMLVGNADRIELSGNARFEFHLDGVAIAASNGNDGTWVVRADAANRYLIYRPDGSLAAGPVGGPTQHVLIAFANWGTLLRSPQTGHRYRYGHMELNTHDDRRLRLISIMPMEAYLRGLGEMPSSWHAEALKAQAVAARTYAAEKVTRVGQARSGCNCGLYADTRDQAYVGYTKEDPASFGGSSATAARWPNAVEATANQVVTYPVSGSWRLAETYYSSSSGGRTERNEDVWGGTARPYLRDRDDPWSQLPANPYANWSVEMSQADVAAKLGMGRVDSIDLSARTAGGGVATARVYGDTNKTFTGDRFRSALGLRSTKIWIDSAPPPPVQPTWRGWSSLPPIATSRSADPVVVAAPNSALHAVVVDSSNVPMTSRRDPSTGAWSAWTRVGDAGSAGFEPTAALTKDSAVHAALRGTDGLIYVARRDASSGAWSGWSFVGTRQSFGSAPALAAAPDGSAWLVMVKPADNTIWIARREPSRPWSDWQRVGSGPDAGLEPAIAVGGDGAVHIVIRGTDGVPYATVRDPSTGSWAGWARLGPAGSFGYEPSLTVSSRGIEALVRGSDDGLYHAVRSGSGWSSWFRVGSSFEKAGPGKAPHLATGPDGRVHLTVAGSDDGIYHNVYTVGQVWSGWGRVGSSSDKVGPGGEVPIVGVPDGSVAAFVRGTDDRVYSNLRR
- a CDS encoding glycosyltransferase family 2 protein — its product is MSPWLNRVGGDGGHDNLTATGRPPGCFAERKALPELLSIIVPVYNERPTIESVVVRCGRVHLPVDREILVVDDGSTDGTRDFLAEHLVHIDGVRVVLHGSNAGKGSAVRTGARFAQGRWIVVQDADLEYDPEDIPRLLEPLLSGTADVVYGSRFLGSSRWARPWQRLANVGLSRLTSLLYGGSISDMETCYKLIPRDLFMTLDLVAERFDFEPEVTAKLLRSGARVAEVPISYTARTRADGKKIGWRDGVDAVRALWRLRSWSPPAHVAATELISPRQQTT
- a CDS encoding class I SAM-dependent methyltransferase, whose product is METELFQTLETLRHLRAFNAWMFERLKPHLGERILEIGCGLGTFTPWLMEHGRVTAVDPSSDAVRYVAERIPHAEELDLREGSITDEATVDALEPRYDTALMVNVLEHIEEQGLALANAHRLLAPGGRLIVLSPWGPRLWGSLDEAFGHVRRYTRGSLRTAMQQGGFEVISLKPFNTLGIVGWLFAGKLLRHTRLESGPTKLYSLMFPVARLLEDLIRPPIGLSLIAVGVKR